The following proteins are encoded in a genomic region of Hydra vulgaris chromosome 05, alternate assembly HydraT2T_AEP:
- the LOC136079985 gene encoding uncharacterized protein LOC136079985 isoform X2, with product MAKGIYYLKLQLMMDAIPSLTNRLKNEITEVATFVAVFYTTWFLKAELSAVAPRQDMRALWQMNRFKEYNLIGAESVIESIKRHTWFLDPYLVVLALADENCEERGEIAQKLYSFEFRSLDKYSLARIKANMEVLNSLDFSGPKPPSLVELVTENSWLLFLMIGQSKSDCQWMKTPPEYWTCNDFYLKFKDAIFNLAVVNDCSERTVKLIKDNIDIARKEEKRQDSLLFMHNYKRKYVGKRKTSKKNKKTI from the exons ATGGCAAAAG gtATCTACTACCTAAAGCTCCAGCTTATGATGGATGCAATACCCAGTCTGACAAATCGACTGAAAAATGAAATTACTGAAGTGGCAACTTTTGTGGCTGTTTTCTATACTACCTGGTTTCTCAAAGCTGAACTATCTGCTGTGGCTCCTCGTCAG GATATGAGAGCTCTTTGGCAAATGAATAGGTTTAAGGAGTACAATTTGATTGGGGCAGAATCAGTCATTGAATCAATCAAACGGCACACATGGTTTCTGGACCCTTACCTTGTTGTTCTTGCCTTAGCTGATGAAAACTGTGAAGAAAGAGGTGAAATTGCTCAAAAATTATACAGCTTTGAATTTCGTAGCTTAGATAAATATTCGTTAGCCCGAATAAAAGCTAACATGGAGGTCCTCAATTCTTTAGACTTCAGTGGACCGAAGCCACCAAGCTTAGTTGAATTGGTCACAGAAAATTCGTGGCTTTTGTTCCTTATGATAGGGCAGAGTAAAAGTGACTGTCAATGGATGAAAACCCCGCCAGAGTATTGGACTTGTAACGATttctacttaaaatttaaagatgctatttttaatcttgcagTTGTTAATGATTGCTCTGAAAGAACTGTTAAACTCATAAAGGACAACATTGATATTGCCAGAAAGGAAGAAAAAAGACAAGATTCACTTTTATTCATGCACAATTACAAAAGGAAGTATGtaggaaaaagaaaaacctccaagaaaaacaaaaaaacaatataa
- the LOC136079910 gene encoding uncharacterized protein LOC136079910, whose amino-acid sequence MVAAKIIKHAFDNTELGNAIANSGKELEYSYCSKLKTETIMMPFKNPKHKIKYQQALVELVDILSTRAKLQSFLLFDRNGSKNHSFSKLVSETPSEAKFKKKMKRIFWIAPELDTLVAIIKADKKRSCRDKTEDIAFLLDQLGDRKTRIGGLDTRYISSVNRSLSKFEMRSSLNKTMSESEFSSNGSDKNEDNDDFPYPDPELKKKVKKPDTVLLPKDILKRTADTAVGEGLSHRQHTAMVNSIIAKSGGNIDEFKCSTSTALRAADKVIYDESKRIKDHLRNFRNNNKNILVQLHFDGKVCHEYTDRKKSEKDRLAILINGNMETHLLGIPAISSGTGENQKNAIRDILNCFDLTNSIQAVTFDTTRINTGNKNGAVSLLVNEVFQRPVLSIACRHHINELHITHFWKNYPISATSGPDNMLFKILKSTWNDLDVENQVLRRLTIPDETWLGHQKHESITFCRNIITHGSLKKVAR is encoded by the exons ATGGTTgctgctaaaataattaaacatgcTTTTGATAACACAGAACTTGGAAACGCCATTGCTAATAGTGGTAAAGAATTAGAATATAGCTATTGCTCAAAGCTAAAAACAG aaACTATTATGATGCCATTCAAGAATCCAAAGCATaagataaaatatcaacaaGCTCTTGTAGAGCTTGTAGATATTTTATCTACAAGAGCTAAACTACAGTCATTTCTTTTGTTTGACAGAAATG gATCAAAAAATCACAGCTTTTCTAAGCTTGTTTCAGAAACACCTTCTGAAgccaagttcaaaaaaaaa ATGAAAAGGATCTTTTGGATTGCACCTGAGCTCGATACTCTGGTTGCAATCATTAAAGCTGATAAGAAAAGAAGTTGTCGAGACAAGACTGAagatattgcttttttattagaCCAATTAGGAGATAGAAAAACAAGAATAGGTGGATTAGACACAAGGTACATTTCCTCTGTTAACAGGAGTTTATCCAAGTTTGAAATGAGATCAAGTTTGAATAAAACCATGTCAGAGAGTGAATTCAGCTCAAATGGATCCGATAAAAATGAAGATAATGATGATTTCCCGTATCCAGATCCAGAGTTAAAGAAGAAAGTCAAAAAACCAGATACTGTTCTACTTCCAAAAGATATTCTCAAGAGAACTGCTGATACTGCTGTTGGGGAAGGATTAAGTCATAGGCAGCATACTGCCATGGTTAATAGTATAATTGCTAAATCAGGTGGAAATatagatgaatttaaatgttcaacCTCTACAGCATTAAGAGCAGCAGATAAAGTCATTTATGATGAATCAAAGAGGATCAAGGACCATTTgagaaatttcagaaataataataagaacaTTTTAGTTCAACtccattttgatggaaaagtaTGTCATGAATATACTGATAggaaaaaatcagaaaaagatCGATTAGCAATATTAATAAACGGTAACATGGAAACGCACCTGTTGGGAATTCCAGCTATTTCTTCCGGAACTGgcgaaaatcaaaaaaatgcgATCAGAGATATCTTGAATTGCTTTGACCTTACAAACAGTATACAAGCTGTTACATTTGATACAACCAGAATCAACACTGGAAACAAAAATGGAGCTGTTTCTTTACTGGTAAATGAAGTTTTTCAGCGACCAGTTTTATCTATTGCATGCCGACATCATATAAACGAGCTACACATAACACATTTCTGGAAAAATTATCCAATTAGTGCTACTTCTGGACCAGATAATAtgctgtttaaaatattaaaatcaacatGGAATGATCTTGATGTAGAGAACCAG gtgtTGAGAAGATTGACTATTCCAGATGAAACATGGCTTGGTCATCAAAAGCATGAAAGCATAACATTCTGCAGAAATATTATCACCCATGGGTCTCTGAAAAAGGTAGCCCGATGA
- the LOC136079985 gene encoding uncharacterized protein LOC136079985 isoform X1: MYIFIGIYYLKLQLMMDAIPSLTNRLKNEITEVATFVAVFYTTWFLKAELSAVAPRQDMRALWQMNRFKEYNLIGAESVIESIKRHTWFLDPYLVVLALADENCEERGEIAQKLYSFEFRSLDKYSLARIKANMEVLNSLDFSGPKPPSLVELVTENSWLLFLMIGQSKSDCQWMKTPPEYWTCNDFYLKFKDAIFNLAVVNDCSERTVKLIKDNIDIARKEEKRQDSLLFMHNYKRKYVGKRKTSKKNKKTI, translated from the exons atgtatatttttataggtATCTACTACCTAAAGCTCCAGCTTATGATGGATGCAATACCCAGTCTGACAAATCGACTGAAAAATGAAATTACTGAAGTGGCAACTTTTGTGGCTGTTTTCTATACTACCTGGTTTCTCAAAGCTGAACTATCTGCTGTGGCTCCTCGTCAG GATATGAGAGCTCTTTGGCAAATGAATAGGTTTAAGGAGTACAATTTGATTGGGGCAGAATCAGTCATTGAATCAATCAAACGGCACACATGGTTTCTGGACCCTTACCTTGTTGTTCTTGCCTTAGCTGATGAAAACTGTGAAGAAAGAGGTGAAATTGCTCAAAAATTATACAGCTTTGAATTTCGTAGCTTAGATAAATATTCGTTAGCCCGAATAAAAGCTAACATGGAGGTCCTCAATTCTTTAGACTTCAGTGGACCGAAGCCACCAAGCTTAGTTGAATTGGTCACAGAAAATTCGTGGCTTTTGTTCCTTATGATAGGGCAGAGTAAAAGTGACTGTCAATGGATGAAAACCCCGCCAGAGTATTGGACTTGTAACGATttctacttaaaatttaaagatgctatttttaatcttgcagTTGTTAATGATTGCTCTGAAAGAACTGTTAAACTCATAAAGGACAACATTGATATTGCCAGAAAGGAAGAAAAAAGACAAGATTCACTTTTATTCATGCACAATTACAAAAGGAAGTATGtaggaaaaagaaaaacctccaagaaaaacaaaaaaacaatataa